AGCTCTTAGATCTCCCTCCTCAAATATTGTTTGGACATCTTTTGTTGGAAAGGTTGGTAATCTTCCTGCAAACCCTCCTGCCACTATACCTAATCTTGCTGCCTCACTTGCGGGAATAAACAAATTATTCATTGTTAAACCAATTTGGTTATCGGGATTAAAATTTACCTCAAAGATCGATTCCGGTAAATTATTGTTACCTGGAGCATGTAAATCCTCATAATTTGGCATTAAATCAAACCTATTTATGACATTGTTTAACGCTGCAGAGGCTTCACTTTTATTTCCCATTTGCAAATGCACCTTACCTAAAAGAGTATATGCTGCCAGGCTCGTAGCTCTTCCAATTTCATTCAATTGGCCACCAGAATAATTTTCTGGGAGTGAATTGACTGCATCATTTAAGTCAGAAAGGATTAATGAATAAACTTCATTCACAGGACTTCTTGGTAAAGTAGCGTTATCAAAATCATTTGTTGCTTGAGTTCTCAATGGAACTTCACCAAACATATTCACCAAGATAAAATAGGACATTGCTCTTAAAAACTTCGCTTCACCTATTGATCTATTGATTAATTCTTCCTGAGCAGAAGTCTCAAATGGAACCTCCGGTGCCCTTTGAATAACATTATTTGCATTATTGATTAAAACGTAATTTTGTGTCCAAACATTTACCAACAAAAGATTCCCAGGTGTTTCTTCAAACGTATCTGTTTCAACCCTTTCCCTTTGATCTAACTGATCTTGACCGGCATTGTCAGTCCTAGCTTCTATTAAATTAAAATAATTGAAGTTGCCAAAAATTCCCCTTTGCTGGGTATAAACACCATTTACTGCAAAAACCAACTCAGTTGAATTAGAAAAGAAAGATTCCGCATCAATTGCATCCTTTGGGGGAACGTCAATAAAATCGTCGCAAGAAACTAAAATTACAGACATAAGTAATATCAATACATTCCGTAAGCTATGAGCTCTGAAAATTTCAAATTTCCAAGAAGCTCTTATTATATTATTATCCATCATTTTTTCTTTTTTTAAAAGGTTACATTAATACCAAGGGTCCAAGTTCGAGGTAAAGGCAGGCCTGGAGGGCTGTTTAAGCCTAATTCTCTTCCATCAGTTACTGAAGCAATTTGTGACCCTCCAATTAAAGCTGGACCTCCTGCAGAGGCTCTTCTAGCCTCAGGATTACCTCCTATGAAATTAGTGAATGTATATAGGTTTTCAATGGATGTGAAAATTCTGGCCCTTGATAAACCCAATCTTTTATAAAATTCAACAGGAAGATTGTAATTAAGAGTTACGTTTCTTATTCTAAAAAAGTCTGTTCTCTGTACACCTAGACTTGATACTGTTCCAAGCGAAGAATCGAAACCGTTTGCTGCTGGGGTTTTTCCGTCTCCCGGCTGTTGTTCTGATATATACCGACCTTCATACCAAAACGCATGTGAAAGGTTAGTTTGTCTAAATGCTGCGCCTACTTGAATCAGGAAAAAATCATAAACAGAAGCACCGGATTGACCATTGAATAGGGCAGAGAATTCCCAATTTTTATATTTCAAGCTTGAATTAATGCCATAAATTAAATCAATATTGGTGTCGCCTATCAATTGGCCATCAGGACCCAGAAAATTACTTATTGTTCCATCACCATTTACATCTTCATAAATGAGTGCTCCTGGAGTTTGCAACGGTTGACCTGTTTGATCATCTCCATCTCTAGCTATTCCTATCACCTTGGGTCCCCGCATTTGTTGTAAGGGACCACCTACAACTCTTCTTAGAGCGCCAAAGAAATTCTGAATTTCCGTTTCTCCACCTAATTCCAAAATTTCCTGATTATTAGTTGTTAGATTACCTCCAAGATTCCATTCCCAGTCACCTTTGTTTATGATCTGAGCATTTACTGCAAATTCAAAACCCTTATTTCTCATACTTCCAATGTTGGTCAGAAATTGAGAGTAGCCCGAAGAAGGCACAATTCCTTTTGTAAGTAAAAGACTAGTAGTTTCATTGTTAAAATAGTCAATAACCAAGAAAACTTTATTTTTAAATAAATTCAAATCCAACCCAATATTTAATTGTTCTGAGGTCTCCCATGTTAAATTAGGATTACCTGGGTTTCCTAAAAATGTCCCGAAGGTATTGGTATTACCAAACGATTGTCTAGTGGTACCTAGTGTTGCCCTAGAGGCGTAGGGAGGAATTGCGTTGCTTCCAGTCGATCCATAAGAAACTCGGAATTTACCATCATCAATCAATTCGAGGTTTTTCATAAAAGCCTCTTCTGTAAATCTCCATCCAAGAGCAAAAGAACCGAAAGTTTGATATCTGTTATTTTGACCAAAAACAGAGCTTCCATCTGTTCTAACAGTTCCGGTAATTAAATACTTATCTTTGAAACTATAGTTTATCCTTCCCAGATAAGAAACTATCGAACTTTCCTCGGTACTGTTTGTACCAACAAGGTTATCCGCATTCCCAATATTAACATTGCGGACCCCAGGTACTTGCAATTCGTTCACACTTGCACCTACAGAGTTAAATTGAAACTTTTGAAGCGTAAAT
This window of the Aquiflexum balticum DSM 16537 genome carries:
- a CDS encoding RagB/SusD family nutrient uptake outer membrane protein — its product is MMDNNIIRASWKFEIFRAHSLRNVLILLMSVILVSCDDFIDVPPKDAIDAESFFSNSTELVFAVNGVYTQQRGIFGNFNYFNLIEARTDNAGQDQLDQRERVETDTFEETPGNLLLVNVWTQNYVLINNANNVIQRAPEVPFETSAQEELINRSIGEAKFLRAMSYFILVNMFGEVPLRTQATNDFDNATLPRSPVNEVYSLILSDLNDAVNSLPENYSGGQLNEIGRATSLAAYTLLGKVHLQMGNKSEASAALNNVINRFDLMPNYEDLHAPGNNNLPESIFEVNFNPDNQIGLTMNNLFIPASEAARLGIVAGGFAGRLPTFPTKDVQTIFEEGDLRASASFTTYDNNGNLDQYISKFLDLDAAGNGSNINLIILRYADLLLMKAEADGESAASYELINQVRRRAFGKNPSLPDASVDIDQTDTGTFLEKVMLERRRELVFEGHRLFDLKRLPSSEALNILNDHLASEYVGVPTVRDFQLIYPIPQTEIDVSNGVVTQNPGYN